Proteins encoded in a region of the Thermoplasmata archaeon genome:
- the radB gene encoding DNA repair and recombination protein RadB, protein MKVALGCRALDDLLGGGVEEGCITLLHGEAGSGKTNFCLQLARNCVRSGRKVIYIDTEGVSMDRLRQICGDDFDLVAKNILFSEPYSFEEQESLIEKAVKIAESNAEVGLIVIDSITMHYRLTMRDETRRDERYSLTRQIARLLKVSRTRGIPVVVTSQVYTDIDTGRYMPLGGHMLSHNAKTIIRFEKVGPSQRAAVLEKHRNKEEGSRVVFRITGRGLED, encoded by the coding sequence ATGAAGGTGGCCCTGGGCTGCCGGGCCCTGGACGACCTCCTGGGCGGGGGCGTCGAAGAGGGGTGCATCACCCTCCTCCACGGGGAGGCGGGGAGCGGCAAGACGAACTTCTGCCTCCAGCTCGCCCGAAATTGTGTGCGGTCGGGCCGCAAGGTGATCTACATCGACACGGAGGGCGTGTCCATGGACCGCCTGCGACAGATCTGCGGGGACGACTTCGACCTCGTCGCCAAGAACATCCTCTTCTCGGAGCCGTACAGCTTCGAGGAGCAGGAGTCGCTGATCGAGAAGGCCGTGAAGATCGCGGAGAGCAATGCGGAGGTCGGGCTCATCGTGATCGACAGCATCACAATGCACTACCGCCTCACGATGCGGGACGAGACGCGGCGGGATGAGCGGTACTCCCTGACGCGGCAGATCGCGCGGCTCCTGAAAGTGTCCCGGACGCGGGGCATCCCCGTCGTGGTCACGTCCCAGGTGTATACGGACATCGACACGGGGCGGTACATGCCCCTGGGCGGCCACATGCTCAGCCATAACGCGAAGACGATCATCCGGTTCGAGAAGGTCGGACCCAGCCAACGCGCCGCGGTCCTCGAGAAGCACCGGAACAAGG